From a region of the Salvelinus alpinus chromosome 2, SLU_Salpinus.1, whole genome shotgun sequence genome:
- the LOC139557203 gene encoding G-protein coupled receptor 22-like, whose product METDSYTPTPASSDWAGTVLSVGALEEVSGGSVSSSTAWYMPYPLGFQVSLTAFLMLELVLGFSSNLTVLVLYCSQSNLVDSVSNMVTVNLHVLDVMLCVLCLPLTLVVVLLPPGPNLALLCCFHEACVTFASIATAINVLVISVDRYDISVRPANRLLTPQRAGLLLAAVWATSLAVFFIPFLEVEFLTGGAECGQHSSSSSPDITLALVWRNRTLLCVGGQGYHTGLAMYYHLLLQVPIFFITVAVMLFTYSRILRALNIRIGSHIKKSQCFRATSCRGRRKRQKQKAVLGVIEGGEQCTDTTKHLSHPPLIPSPTATSPPALSSAPLVSSEGAAAATPAPAAPVTGPTVQASVSAIIALRRAVRRHRDRRERQQRVFRMSLLIISTFLGCWAPLSVANVLILGLGPSDTLVSLRLWFLALAYGTTISHPLLYAFTRQKLRLALRAKVKKRVVSLLQVDPSPGETVTHNSWVEPRKGRQLQLEGSETIDRCLVEPLKNSTH is encoded by the coding sequence ATGGAGACAGACAGCTACACCCCGACCCCAGCCTCGAGCGACTGGGCTGGGACGGTGTTAAGTGTgggggccctggaggaggtctcGGGGGGAAGTGTCTCCTCCAGCACAGCCTGGTACATGCCGTACCCCCTGGGCTTCCAGGTGTCACTGACCGCCTTCCTCATGCTAGAGCTGGTGCTAGGCTTCAGCAGCAACTTGACCGTGCTGGTGCTCTACTGCTCTCAGTCCAACCTGGTCGACTCGGTCAGCAACATGGTCACGGTCAACCTGCATGTGCTGGACGTGATGTTGTGCGTGCTGTGTCTGCCTCTGACCCTGGTGGTGGTGCTGCTACCCCCAGGGCCCAACCTGGCCCTGCTCTGCTGCTTCCACGAAGCCTGTGTCACCTTCGCCTCCATCGCCACCGCCATCAATGTGCTGGTCATCAGCGTGGACCGCTACGACATCTCTGTCCGACCCGCCAACCGGTTGCTCACCCCGCAGAGGGCGGGGCTGCTGCTAGCTGCCGTCTGGGCCACGTCTCTGGCCGTCTTCTTCATCCCCTTTCTGGAGGTGGAGTTTCTTACCGGAGGGGCGGAGTGTGGACAgcacagctcctcctcctcccccgacATCACCCTGGCACTAGTGTGGCGTAACCGGACGCTGCTTTGTGTGGGTGGACAGGGCTACCACACAGGCCTGGCCATGTACTACCACCTGCTGCTGCAGGTGCCCATCTTCTTTATCACAGTGGCAGTCATGCTGTTCACATACTCACGGATCCTGCGGGCCTTGAACATTCGCATCGGCTCCCATATTAAAAAGAGCCAGTGTTTCAGGGCAACCTCCTGCAGGGGGCGCCGTAAGAGACAGAAGCAGAAGGCAGTGCTGGGagtgatagagggaggagagcagtGTACAGACACAACCAAgcacctctctcaccctccactcATCCCATCTCCCACAGCCACCtcccccccagccctgtcctcagCCCCTCTGGTTAGCTCAGAAGGCGCTGCTGCTGCTACCCCTGCACCTGCTGCCCCTGTCACCGGTCCCACTGTTCAGGCATCTGTGTCGGCCATCATTGCCTTGCGGCGGGCCGTGAGGCGTCACCGGGACCGGCGGGAGCGCCAGCAGCGCGTCTTCAGGATGTCCCTCCTCATCATCTCCACTTTCCTAGGTTGCTGGGCTCCTCTGTCCGTTGCCAATGTGCTGATCCTGGGCCTGGGCCCCAGTGACACCCTGGTCAGCCTGCGCCTCTGGTTCCTGGCCCTGGCCTATGGCACCACCATCTCCCACCCACTGCTCTATGCCTTCACCAGGCAGAAGCTACGGCTTGCCCTCAGAGCCAAGGTGAAGAAGAGGGTGGTGTCACTACTGCAGGTGGACCCCTCGCCAGGAGAGACCGTCACACACAACTCCTGGGTGGAGCCAAGGAAGGGACGCCAGTTACAGCTGGAGGGCAGCGAAACCATTGACCGTTGCCTGGTAGAGCCCCTGAAGAATAGCACACACTAG